In Acipenser ruthenus chromosome 6, fAciRut3.2 maternal haplotype, whole genome shotgun sequence, the following proteins share a genomic window:
- the LOC117410595 gene encoding microtubule-associated protein RP/EB family member 3-like isoform X1 → MAVNVYSTSVTIENLSRHDMLAWVNDSLHLSYTKVEQLCSGAAYCQFMDMLFPGSVHLKKVKFQAKLEHEYIHNFKVLQAAFKKMSIDKIIPVERLVKGKFQDNFEFVQWFKKLFDANYDGKDYDPLQARHSQEVVAPHNPVPQRTSPTAPKNVPAPQRVSHTTPFMGGGRKNTPVVRNGASDADTQIMELNQQLMELKLTVDGLEKERDFYFSKLRDIELICQEHESENNQAISKIIEILYATEDGFAPPEDDDQDEY, encoded by the exons ATGGCAGTTAATGTGTATTCCACCTCTGTGACCATTGAGAACCTGAGCCGACATGATATGCTGGCATGGGTGAACGACTCGCTGCACCTTAGTTATACCAAGGTTGAGCAGCTATGTTCAG GAGCGGCATACTGCCAGTTCATGGACATGCTTTTTCCCGGTTCTGTACACCTGAAGAAAGTCAAATTCCAAGCCAAACTGGAACATGAATACATACACAACTTCAAAGTGCTGCAGGCAGCTTTTAAGAAAATGAGCATTGATAAA ataattCCAGTTGAAAGATTAGTGAAAGGGAAGTTCCAGGACAACTTTGAGTTTGTGCAGTGGTTTAAGAAGCTCTTTGATGCAAACTATGACGGGAAGGACTATGACCCTTTACAGGCTAGGCATAGCCAGGAGGTGGTGGCTCCACACAATCCAG TGCCACAGAGGACATCCCCAACAGCGCCCAAGAATGTGCCAGCACCTCAGAGGGTGTCCCACACAACGCCCTTCATGGGCGGCGGCAGAAAGAACACGCCTGTTGTCCGGAATGGTGCCAGCGATGCAGATACACAGATCATGGAACTCAACCAACAG ttAATGGAACTGAAATTGACAGTGGATGGGCTGGAGAAGGAGAGAGATTTCTACTTCAGTAAACTACGGGACATTGAGCTGATCTGCCAGGAACATGAAAGTGAAAACAATCAAGCTATCTCCAAGATTATAGAGATTCTCTACGCTACAGAG GATGGCTTCGCACCTCCAGAGGATGACGACCAGGATGAATACTAA
- the LOC117410595 gene encoding microtubule-associated protein RP/EB family member 3-like isoform X2, protein MAVNVYSTSVTIENLSRHDMLAWVNDSLHLSYTKVEQLCSGAAYCQFMDMLFPGSVHLKKVKFQAKLEHEYIHNFKVLQAAFKKMSIDKIIPVERLVKGKFQDNFEFVQWFKKLFDANYDGKDYDPLQARHSQEVVAPHNPVPQRTSPTAPKNVPAPQRVSHTTPFMGGGRKNTPVVRNGASDADTQIMELNQQLMELKLTVDGLEKERDFYFSKLRDIELICQEHESENNQAISKIIEILYATENTTVDG, encoded by the exons ATGGCAGTTAATGTGTATTCCACCTCTGTGACCATTGAGAACCTGAGCCGACATGATATGCTGGCATGGGTGAACGACTCGCTGCACCTTAGTTATACCAAGGTTGAGCAGCTATGTTCAG GAGCGGCATACTGCCAGTTCATGGACATGCTTTTTCCCGGTTCTGTACACCTGAAGAAAGTCAAATTCCAAGCCAAACTGGAACATGAATACATACACAACTTCAAAGTGCTGCAGGCAGCTTTTAAGAAAATGAGCATTGATAAA ataattCCAGTTGAAAGATTAGTGAAAGGGAAGTTCCAGGACAACTTTGAGTTTGTGCAGTGGTTTAAGAAGCTCTTTGATGCAAACTATGACGGGAAGGACTATGACCCTTTACAGGCTAGGCATAGCCAGGAGGTGGTGGCTCCACACAATCCAG TGCCACAGAGGACATCCCCAACAGCGCCCAAGAATGTGCCAGCACCTCAGAGGGTGTCCCACACAACGCCCTTCATGGGCGGCGGCAGAAAGAACACGCCTGTTGTCCGGAATGGTGCCAGCGATGCAGATACACAGATCATGGAACTCAACCAACAG ttAATGGAACTGAAATTGACAGTGGATGGGCTGGAGAAGGAGAGAGATTTCTACTTCAGTAAACTACGGGACATTGAGCTGATCTGCCAGGAACATGAAAGTGAAAACAATCAAGCTATCTCCAAGATTATAGAGATTCTCTACGCTACAGAG AATACCACAGTTGATGGGTAA
- the LOC117410380 gene encoding transmembrane protein 214-A-like, whose protein sequence is MASAANVSASMKWEVVKKSKKPNGSARQQNVKTSAGRKALAESNMPRIDPAPPLKPSETIYESFERMGKKNKEQVPPAPAPEQHPKKPNARKCDKNSPRNEGDKNSQKTGKFKSLEDAMKALNLSTLQQQLEKSQSLFPENPSVWVKDLASYLNYKLQAPEIDPTVSKYSYDYPYCLASKELKSMCKTLLVKSTDSQQQLFDHCINTMLRELDKQPGEALHGYRFCIQAIMLENPKIATQNLASHLELLRSHQNKPVKCLAIMWALGQAGLTDLTEGLKVWFGIMLPVLGTKPLSLYAIGYLERLLMMHANLTKGFGIMGPKDFFPLLDFTFMPKNALSPSLQEQLRLLYPRLKVLAFGAKPESTLHTYFPSFLSRVTHNCPDDMKKELLNSLTECLTLDPQSFSVWRQLYTKHLSQSSLLLNHLLDSWNCQSGKIRKSLPETVQSFKVTNDEMSTSAACSQGVKACNDVCNQLQVKMKGQGFPWSRLVLVALVFAVGFVMHDIRANGSFKASSVAHVLHQSGMMSVSQQAWNKISLYSYKGYSWMETNAPYYYSEMVNTMEPVLEMALEKTTLAVGYIAEMCSNQITWVKDNAPRLIEWLNSNIPDGVVQFIEYLKELLLLIHQNYLQPAMVYVKTSLEQGWQQFL, encoded by the exons atggCTTCAGCCGCAAATGTAAGCGCTTCGATGAAATGGGAAGttgtaaaaaaaagcaaaaaaccgAACGGTTCAGCAAGACAACAAAATGTCAAGACATCTGCGGGAAGGAAAGCTTTGGCTGAGTCGAACATGCCCAGGATTGACCCAGCGC CTCCTTTAAAACCATCGGAAACCATCTACGAGAGTTTTGAGAGAATGGGGAAGAAGAATAAAGAGCAGGTGCCCCCAGCACCCGCCCCGGAACAGCACCCGAAGAAACCCAACGCAAGGAAATGTGACAAGAATTCCCCGAGAAACGAAGGAGACAAAAACAGCCAGAAAACAGGGAAATTCAAATCGTTGGAGGACGCCATGAAAGCT CTTAATCTATCCACGCTTCAGCAGCAACTGGAGAAGAGCCAGAGCCTCTTTCCTGAAAACCCATCTGTTTGGGTGAAGGACTTGGCCAGTTACCTCAACTATAAACTCCAAGCCCCAGAGATTGACCCAACCGTCAGCAAGTACTCCTACG ATTACCCTTACTGCTTGGCAAGCAAGGAATTGAAGAGCATGTGCAAAACTCTGCTGGTGAAGTCGACTGACAGCCAGCAGCAGTTATTTGATCACTGTATCAACACCATGCTGCGTGAGCTGGACAAGCAACCAG GTGAAGCTCTGCATGGCTACAGGTTTTGCATTCAAGCCATAATGCTGGAAAACCCCAAAATAGCTACCCAGAATCTCGCCAGT catTTGGAGCTGTTGAGGTCTCACCAGAACAAGCCAGTCAAATGTCTCGCAATCATGTGGGCCTTGGGGCAGGCAGGCTTAACAGACTTGACTGAGGGACTAAAAG TGTGGTTTGGCATAATGCTGCCAGTCCTGGGTACAAAGCCACTGTCCTTGTATGCTATTGGCTACTTGGAAAGACTGCTAAT GATGCATGCTAATTTAACCAAAGGCTTCGGAATTATGGGACCAAAGGACTTTTTCCCTCTGCTGGACTTCACCTTCATGCCCAAAAATGCTCTGTCACCCAG TCTGCAGGAGCAGCTGAGACTGCTATACCCGAGGTTGAAAGTGCTGGCTTTTGGAGCTAAGCCTGAGTCTACTCTGCACACATACTTCCCATCCTTCCTATCCAGAGTAACCCACAACTGCCCAGATGACATGAAGAAAGAG ctCCTGAACAGTTTGACTGAGTGTTTGACTCTGGATCCTCAAAGTTTTAGTGTTTGGAGGCAGTTGTATACCAAACACCTTTCACAATCAAG tcttCTACTGAATCATCTTTTGGACTCCTGGAATTGCCAATCAGGAAAG ATTCGCAAATCTCTGCCAGAAACGGTTCAGTCTTTCAAAGTTACCAATGATGAAATGAGTACATCTGCTGCCTGTTCACAGGGGGTTAAAGCCTGTAATGACGTCTGCAAT CAACTCCAGGTAAAGATGAAAGGACAAGGCTTCCCGTGGTCTCGCCTGGTGTTGGTAGCGTTGGTGTTTGCTGTTGGATTTGTGATGCATGACATCCGAGCAAATGGGTCCTTTAAAG CCTCCTCTGTTGCACATGTCCTTCACCAGTCTGGAATGATGTCCGTCTCACAACAGGCTTGGAATAAAATTTCTTTGTATTCTTACAAAGGTTACAG TTGGATGGAAACTAATGCACCATATTACTACTCTGAGATGGTAAATACAATGGAACCGGTTTTAGAAATGGCTTTGGAAAAGACAACCCTGGCAGTGGGATACATTGCAGAAATGTGTTCAAACCAGATTACTTGGGTCAAAGACAACGCACCCAGGCTTATTGAGTGG CTCAACTCCAATATCCCAGATGGCGTGGTCCAGTTTATCGAATATCTGAAGGAATTGCTGCTATTGATTCATCAGAATTATCTACAGCCAGCTATGGTGTATGTCAAAACATCTTTGGAACAAGGATGGCAGCAGTTTTTGTAA